One region of Glycine max cultivar Williams 82 chromosome 9, Glycine_max_v4.0, whole genome shotgun sequence genomic DNA includes:
- the LOC100801450 gene encoding 60S ribosomal protein L39, producing the protein MPSHKTFRIKKKLAKKMRQNRPIPYWIRMRTDNTIRYNAKRRHWRRTKLGF; encoded by the exons ATG CCTTCCCACAAGACGTTCagaatcaagaagaagctcGCGAAGAAGATGAGGCAGAACAGACCCATCCCTTATTGGATCCGCATGAGAACCGACAACACTATCAG GTACAATGCTAAGCGCAGGCACTGGCGCCGCACCAAGCTCGGATTTTAA